Proteins found in one Campylobacter concisus genomic segment:
- the nhaD gene encoding sodium:proton antiporter NhaD, which translates to MRFFGLLGLFFAMAFGADGETAAIDLTTTWAGILSLIIFVVGYFFIAAEENFHIDKAKPAIFIGTFMFLLIGVYMLINGMDVHSLEHEVNHLILEIAQIVFFLMVAMTFIEALIERDVFNALKYNLVSKGYTYRKLFWLTGILAFFISPVADNLTTALILSTVLLTIDRNNTNFLVAGAINIVVAANAGGAWSPFGDITTLMAWAAGKAPFVDFFALFPASITGWFVTAFLLSRVVPSTAPHFDVANEPKVVMKKGGKAVIFIGAFTIFCAVMMHQLFHLPAMWGMMFGFSLLSLYTYYFKKAHKNEEPMHVFHYMSKIENNTLFFFFGILAAVGALHFAGFLNYAVSLYDKFGSTAVNIGVGFLSAIVDNVPVMSAVLKANPAMGADAGEAMSQWLLVTLTAGIGGSMISFGSAAGVGVMGKLKGIYTFGAHMKYAWMVVLGYIVSIIVWYVQFEIFHIYF; encoded by the coding sequence ATGAGGTTTTTTGGACTTCTAGGCTTGTTTTTCGCGATGGCTTTTGGTGCTGATGGAGAAACCGCAGCTATTGACTTAACTACTACATGGGCAGGAATTTTATCGCTTATAATTTTTGTTGTTGGATATTTTTTCATAGCAGCAGAAGAAAATTTCCATATCGACAAAGCAAAACCTGCTATCTTTATCGGTACGTTTATGTTCCTGCTTATCGGCGTTTATATGCTTATAAATGGCATGGATGTGCATTCGCTTGAACATGAGGTAAATCACCTGATTTTAGAGATCGCTCAGATCGTATTTTTCTTGATGGTGGCGATGACATTTATCGAAGCACTTATCGAAAGAGACGTATTTAATGCACTTAAATATAATCTCGTATCAAAAGGCTATACTTATAGAAAGCTGTTTTGGCTAACTGGTATTTTGGCATTTTTTATAAGCCCAGTAGCTGATAACCTAACAACAGCGCTTATTCTTTCAACCGTTCTTCTAACAATAGATAGAAATAATACAAATTTCCTAGTAGCCGGTGCGATAAATATCGTCGTAGCCGCAAATGCGGGTGGAGCATGGAGTCCATTTGGCGATATCACTACGCTTATGGCTTGGGCTGCTGGAAAAGCACCATTTGTCGACTTTTTCGCACTTTTTCCAGCATCTATCACTGGCTGGTTTGTAACGGCATTTTTACTTTCTCGCGTGGTGCCAAGTACTGCACCGCATTTTGACGTAGCAAACGAGCCAAAAGTGGTTATGAAAAAGGGCGGTAAAGCGGTTATCTTTATAGGCGCATTTACTATCTTTTGTGCAGTTATGATGCATCAGCTTTTCCACTTGCCAGCGATGTGGGGAATGATGTTTGGTTTCTCACTACTTAGTCTTTATACTTACTATTTCAAAAAAGCTCACAAAAATGAAGAGCCAATGCATGTATTTCACTATATGTCAAAGATCGAAAACAACACACTATTTTTCTTCTTTGGAATTTTAGCTGCAGTTGGCGCTCTTCATTTTGCTGGATTTTTAAATTACGCTGTATCACTTTATGATAAATTTGGCTCAACTGCTGTAAATATCGGCGTTGGATTCCTTTCAGCGATCGTTGATAATGTCCCTGTTATGTCAGCTGTTTTAAAAGCAAATCCAGCAATGGGAGCTGATGCAGGCGAGGCGATGAGTCAGTGGCTACTAGTGACACTAACTGCTGGTATCGGTGGTTCGATGATCAGCTTTGGTTCAGCAGCTGGTGTTGGAGTAATGGGTAAATTAAAAGGAATTTATACCTTTGGTGCACATATGAAATACGCTTGGATGGTGGTTCTAGGATATATCGTATCAATCATTGTTTGGTATGTGCAGTTTGAAATTTTTCATATCTATTTTTAA
- the uvrC gene encoding excinuclease ABC subunit UvrC, whose amino-acid sequence MLIDEIRTLPNEPGVYQYFDAQNRLLYVGKAKILKNRVKSYFKFTPSLAPAEKLSPRISKMISEAVHLEYIVTPSEADALILENSFIKQLKPKYNILLRDDKTYPYIFINLNDDFPRFEITRKVIKGSNIRYFGPYFSGASELLEALYINFNLVQKKSCIKGKKACLFYQLKRCYAPCEGKISKENYAKIVNEAIAALQNPNLLITRLEELMLNYAKAEDYEQAAATRDKIQTLKNMQTKVEVDLAKLEDFEAYSVACVHDMICAVRFSVQSGKITGVKTDITQAKNAQKDEINEAYKQAILKSFIAGQPIISTKIYVHESFEDSELVEEILNERFGRKFSITCPKIGDKRKICEIATKNAEVSIEKYLKTHDNELLNEIKEYFGLAHTPYVVEAYDNSHLFGEASVGAMVRYEHGEWAKQNYRHMHLNSKNDYDQMKESLTARALRFDKLSPPDLWVIDGGEVLLNLACEILASSGANVDVIAISKEKIDAKAHRAKGEAKDKIYTKNGSFSLSTSDKKLQFFQKMRDESHRFVISFHRKTRQKNDMQRSILKQAGVSEGSIAKLISFYGSFDKISEANLDEVAKITNKSVAEKLAVLKEGNLK is encoded by the coding sequence ATGCTAATAGACGAGATCAGAACGCTTCCAAACGAGCCTGGCGTATACCAGTATTTTGACGCACAAAATAGACTTTTATACGTTGGTAAGGCCAAAATTTTAAAAAACAGGGTCAAAAGCTACTTTAAATTTACCCCAAGTCTAGCTCCAGCCGAAAAGCTAAGTCCAAGAATTTCAAAGATGATAAGCGAAGCCGTGCATCTTGAATACATCGTCACACCAAGCGAAGCAGACGCGCTGATACTTGAAAATTCTTTCATCAAGCAGCTAAAACCAAAGTACAACATCTTGCTTCGTGACGACAAGACCTACCCTTATATTTTTATAAATTTAAATGATGATTTTCCAAGATTTGAGATCACTAGAAAGGTGATAAAAGGCTCGAATATCCGCTATTTTGGACCATATTTTAGTGGAGCTAGCGAGCTACTTGAAGCACTTTATATAAATTTCAACCTAGTTCAGAAAAAATCCTGCATCAAAGGCAAAAAAGCCTGCCTTTTTTATCAGCTAAAACGCTGCTATGCTCCGTGTGAAGGCAAAATTTCAAAAGAAAACTACGCTAAGATCGTAAATGAGGCTATCGCGGCCTTACAAAATCCAAATTTACTCATCACTCGCCTTGAAGAGCTCATGCTAAACTACGCCAAGGCTGAAGACTACGAGCAAGCAGCCGCGACTAGAGATAAAATACAAACACTTAAAAACATGCAAACAAAGGTCGAGGTCGATCTTGCCAAGCTTGAGGACTTTGAGGCATACTCGGTCGCTTGCGTGCACGATATGATCTGTGCGGTAAGATTTAGCGTGCAAAGTGGCAAGATAACTGGCGTAAAAACTGACATCACGCAGGCCAAAAACGCTCAAAAAGACGAGATAAACGAAGCTTATAAGCAGGCTATTTTAAAAAGCTTCATAGCTGGACAGCCGATAATTAGCACCAAAATTTATGTGCATGAGAGCTTTGAAGATAGTGAGCTGGTGGAGGAAATTTTAAACGAGAGATTTGGGCGTAAATTTAGTATCACTTGCCCAAAAATAGGCGATAAGCGTAAAATTTGTGAGATCGCTACAAAAAACGCTGAAGTTAGCATCGAAAAATATCTAAAAACGCACGATAATGAGCTATTAAACGAGATAAAAGAGTATTTTGGTCTTGCTCACACGCCTTACGTGGTCGAAGCCTACGACAACTCACACCTTTTTGGCGAGGCAAGTGTCGGAGCGATGGTACGCTATGAACACGGCGAGTGGGCGAAGCAAAACTACCGTCACATGCATCTAAACTCTAAAAACGACTACGATCAGATGAAAGAGAGCCTAACAGCTAGAGCGCTTAGATTTGACAAGCTTAGCCCACCTGATCTTTGGGTCATTGATGGTGGTGAAGTGCTTTTAAACTTAGCCTGTGAAATTTTAGCAAGCAGTGGCGCAAATGTCGATGTGATAGCCATTTCAAAAGAGAAGATCGATGCCAAAGCTCACCGCGCAAAAGGTGAGGCAAAGGATAAAATTTACACAAAAAATGGTAGCTTTAGCCTAAGCACGAGCGATAAAAAGCTGCAGTTTTTCCAAAAAATGCGTGATGAAAGCCATAGATTTGTCATCAGTTTTCACAGAAAAACAAGGCAGAAAAACGATATGCAAAGATCAATTCTAAAGCAGGCTGGCGTATCTGAGGGCAGTATCGCGAAATTAATCAGCTTTTACGGAAGTTTTGATAAAATCAGCGAAGCGAATTTAGACGAAGTGGCAAAAATAACAAATAAAAGCGTAGCAGAAAAGCTTGCAGTGCTCAAAGAAGGAAATTTGAAGTGA
- a CDS encoding response regulator: MKNNKFYILLVPIIISAIFCAYSGNESYKKFTELKDLNEKLYKQSLVFQTIKSVIQEHDTLIGKSQEDIRRLRDNTLKNTQKFINSIRKDDRTEIRNVNKLKELLANLNQNDKFDELFYEFFQNINGEIDSDFKQDLDRDFPLIIKAYAATLSKIYNQLSLANNTKYYVKNIFINGPLFSINSNVRENIYSVKDNTPNLDMLPKSELKENIYKDFNQFEANYQARKIREVKAKIAFSEKLNIEDIILIKQYEDDKFILLLDSAINIKNELLELTKSEKIRFGIKTFFEFLLCGLLILSLLSISARLKFLKVLIDKSKYISNYILSSKETSADNAISKLIKTYEDLKETYIKDSSFFQIKDRYILSVSKKLESINKEIFTSTAALKIETNNSKKQVFIDTIEKNANIMTSLYNNAKNISNVKKYSECNKTEIFDPQKSFEEILQANIVYSQSKKINFISYLDPSLTNELEGNLNSLKTAFNSIFLASLSMSLRHQNIIITIKKVQKEFDRSGLCSVSFSIKNSSAAMSEKQISDIFLDDENSLNNDESEFYLKIAQIYLKNLESKLEINSFPSIGNEFKFVVIFKTTSNYKDFDIKCDHKLAFLQDVNIAYNEAFEQTTKDLGLKVDMLTSTSPSITKNYDAIFLRNTNKQGQDIKNPLILKDPLTPLSITRLLCLGEADIMNKNLNDKPKILICDTNEIYIDITASGFSKFNCEVVGVCNKKDLKQAIKQGDFDLIFVGSKFFEAEKNSLQKNLDLIKTAIQNAKIPIILMLSNTSNIDGESVKEYFNAYIKTPINSDELAQIFRKFLPNFGEIAIDESYLTKSENIILFKKSPMENKIFSSALGEFYNTLETTNSFDELLTKIKTKTYGIVLIDENVKDFNYEELTRVVDKIRQSQKVDTRVLIFGAQERSEFPFVKVLAKNITKAELSATVREQIDSMGTSYAKSSYEFIKFNA, translated from the coding sequence ATGAAAAATAATAAATTTTATATATTGTTAGTGCCAATAATAATTTCAGCGATCTTTTGCGCATATAGCGGAAATGAAAGCTATAAAAAATTTACAGAACTAAAAGATCTAAATGAAAAACTATATAAACAATCCTTAGTATTTCAAACTATAAAATCTGTAATACAAGAGCACGATACGCTAATAGGCAAAAGCCAAGAAGATATAAGAAGGTTGCGGGATAACACTTTAAAAAATACACAAAAATTTATAAACTCTATAAGAAAAGACGATCGCACTGAGATACGAAATGTAAATAAATTAAAAGAATTGCTAGCAAATCTAAACCAAAATGATAAATTTGATGAACTATTTTATGAATTTTTCCAAAATATAAATGGAGAAATAGATAGCGATTTTAAACAAGACTTAGACCGAGACTTTCCACTTATAATAAAAGCTTATGCCGCAACTTTAAGTAAAATTTACAATCAACTCTCTTTAGCAAACAACACAAAATACTATGTAAAAAATATCTTTATAAATGGCCCTTTATTTTCAATAAATAGCAATGTGAGAGAAAATATATATTCCGTAAAGGACAACACGCCAAATCTTGATATGCTTCCAAAAAGTGAGCTAAAAGAGAATATCTATAAAGACTTTAACCAGTTTGAAGCCAACTATCAAGCCAGAAAAATAAGAGAAGTTAAAGCCAAGATCGCATTTTCTGAGAAGCTAAACATCGAAGATATCATCTTAATCAAACAGTATGAAGATGATAAATTTATACTTTTATTAGATAGTGCCATAAACATAAAAAATGAGCTGTTAGAACTTACTAAGAGCGAGAAAATAAGATTTGGCATAAAGACCTTCTTTGAGTTTTTGCTTTGTGGCTTGCTCATTTTATCTTTGCTTAGCATTTCTGCTAGGTTGAAATTTTTAAAGGTGCTTATCGATAAGTCAAAATACATATCAAACTATATCCTATCATCAAAAGAGACAAGTGCGGATAATGCGATATCAAAACTTATAAAAACTTATGAAGATCTAAAAGAAACCTATATAAAAGATAGCAGCTTTTTTCAGATAAAAGATAGATATATTTTATCCGTGAGCAAGAAGCTAGAGTCTATCAATAAGGAAATTTTTACATCGACTGCGGCTTTAAAAATAGAAACAAATAATAGCAAAAAGCAAGTATTTATAGACACGATAGAAAAAAATGCAAATATCATGACTTCACTTTATAACAATGCTAAAAATATCTCAAATGTTAAAAAATATAGCGAATGCAATAAAACCGAGATATTTGATCCTCAAAAAAGCTTCGAAGAAATTTTGCAAGCAAATATCGTCTATTCGCAAAGCAAAAAGATAAATTTTATAAGTTACCTTGATCCAAGCCTTACAAATGAACTAGAAGGAAATCTAAATTCATTAAAAACCGCATTTAACTCTATCTTTTTGGCGTCTTTATCAATGTCTTTAAGACATCAAAACATTATCATCACTATCAAAAAAGTTCAAAAAGAGTTTGATAGAAGCGGGCTTTGTTCTGTAAGCTTTAGCATAAAAAATAGCTCAGCTGCCATGAGCGAAAAGCAAATTTCAGATATATTTTTAGATGATGAGAATAGCTTAAATAATGATGAGAGCGAGTTTTATCTAAAAATCGCTCAAATTTATTTAAAAAATTTAGAAAGCAAGCTGGAGATTAACTCGTTTCCAAGTATTGGCAATGAGTTTAAATTTGTAGTCATTTTTAAAACAACATCAAACTATAAAGACTTTGATATAAAATGCGATCATAAATTAGCATTCTTGCAAGATGTAAATATCGCTTACAACGAAGCTTTTGAGCAGACTACAAAAGACCTTGGGCTCAAAGTGGATATGCTAACAAGCACTAGCCCATCTATTACAAAAAATTATGATGCTATATTTTTAAGAAATACCAATAAGCAAGGTCAAGATATTAAAAATCCGCTCATTTTAAAAGATCCGCTAACTCCATTAAGCATCACAAGACTACTTTGCTTAGGTGAAGCTGATATTATGAATAAAAATTTAAACGATAAACCAAAAATTTTAATCTGCGATACTAATGAAATTTACATAGATATAACAGCAAGTGGTTTTAGTAAATTTAACTGCGAAGTTGTTGGAGTTTGTAATAAAAAAGATCTAAAACAAGCCATAAAGCAAGGCGATTTTGACCTTATATTTGTTGGCTCAAAATTTTTCGAAGCTGAAAAAAATAGCCTTCAAAAAAATCTTGATCTTATAAAAACAGCCATACAAAATGCAAAAATTCCAATTATACTAATGCTTTCAAATACTTCAAATATAGATGGAGAGAGTGTCAAAGAATACTTCAATGCCTATATAAAAACGCCAATAAATAGCGACGAACTGGCTCAAATTTTTAGAAAATTTTTGCCAAATTTTGGCGAGATCGCAATAGACGAAAGCTATCTAACAAAAAGCGAAAATATTATTTTATTTAAGAAATCTCCAATGGAAAATAAAATATTTAGCTCAGCTTTAGGAGAATTTTACAACACACTTGAAACCACAAATAGCTTTGATGAGCTATTAACAAAAATAAAGACCAAAACTTACGGAATCGTTCTTATAGATGAAAATGTAAAAGACTTCAACTATGAAGAGCTAACAAGAGTTGTTGATAAGATAAGACAAAGCCAAAAGGTTGATACAAGAGTGCTGATATTTGGCGCACAAGAAAGAAGTGAATTTCCTTTTGTAAAAGTGCTAGCTAAAAATATCACAAAAGCAGAGCTCTCAGCTACCGTAAGGGAACAAATCGATTCTATGGGCACTAGCTACGCTAAAAGCTCTTATGAATTTATTAAGTTTAACGCTTAA
- a CDS encoding anthranilate synthase component I family protein, with the protein MLLEQPLFYYEVIREKFKNSYLAEDKTQTIIGIDCEYIDEKDMDFYGLRSYFDTNRNKSLAPFAGLFGVFAYDGVRYFEYIGEEKAKKYEFPKFIYADAKAYLHFDKMSKIYTFYGDKNKYYDFLLDAKVECKSKEQSKFSIKTDLSREKKHFEDMVELAKEYIRCGDVFQVVLGELLEISTNMSSLEFYKKLSLTNPSPYMFHFPTPYGDVVGSSPELVFEMKSEQIFVAPIAGTRPRGSDANADAALENELLSDEKELAEHKMLIDLARNDIGRVSEPKSVSVKNTMHIQKYEKVIHIVSDVYGKCAKGLDLFDVLASIFPAGTLSGAPKIRAMQIINELEIYERNIYGGGIGFLHFNGDAQVAILIRSAIFVSGENGFSDVFVGAGAGIVYDSKSEREYAEIYHKRASVLNVFKNNAKEF; encoded by the coding sequence ATGCTCTTAGAACAACCACTGTTTTATTATGAAGTGATTAGAGAAAAATTTAAAAATAGCTACTTGGCCGAGGATAAGACCCAAACGATTATAGGTATTGATTGCGAATACATCGATGAAAAGGATATGGACTTTTATGGGCTTAGAAGTTATTTTGATACAAATCGTAATAAATCTTTAGCTCCATTTGCGGGACTTTTTGGTGTTTTTGCCTATGATGGTGTGAGATATTTTGAATATATCGGAGAAGAGAAAGCCAAAAAGTATGAATTTCCAAAATTTATCTATGCCGATGCAAAGGCCTATCTGCACTTTGACAAGATGAGTAAAATTTATACATTTTATGGAGATAAGAATAAATATTATGACTTTTTGCTTGATGCGAAAGTTGAATGCAAAAGCAAAGAGCAGAGTAAATTTAGTATAAAAACTGATCTTAGTAGAGAAAAGAAACACTTTGAGGATATGGTTGAGTTAGCAAAAGAGTATATAAGATGTGGTGATGTCTTTCAGGTGGTACTTGGTGAATTGCTTGAAATTTCAACGAATATGAGCAGTTTGGAATTTTATAAAAAGCTCTCACTTACAAATCCAAGTCCATATATGTTTCATTTTCCTACACCTTATGGTGATGTGGTTGGCTCTTCGCCAGAGCTTGTTTTTGAGATGAAAAGTGAGCAAATTTTTGTAGCTCCGATCGCAGGCACAAGGCCTAGAGGAAGTGATGCAAATGCAGATGCGGCACTTGAAAATGAGCTTTTAAGTGACGAAAAGGAACTGGCTGAGCACAAAATGCTAATTGATCTTGCTAGAAATGACATCGGCAGGGTTTCAGAGCCAAAAAGTGTATCCGTAAAAAATACTATGCATATCCAAAAATATGAAAAAGTAATTCATATCGTAAGCGATGTCTATGGCAAGTGCGCCAAAGGGCTTGATCTTTTTGATGTCTTAGCTAGCATCTTCCCAGCTGGCACGCTTAGCGGTGCGCCAAAGATCAGAGCGATGCAGATCATAAACGAGCTTGAAATTTATGAGCGAAATATCTATGGCGGCGGCATTGGATTTTTGCATTTTAATGGCGATGCTCAGGTTGCTATTCTTATTCGCTCAGCCATCTTTGTGTCAGGTGAAAATGGCTTTAGTGATGTATTTGTGGGGGCTGGAGCTGGTATAGTTTATGACTCAAAGAGCGAAAGAGAATACGCCGAAATTTACCATAAACGAGCAAGCGTGCTAAATGTATTTAAAAATAACGCAAAAGAGTTTTAA
- a CDS encoding sulfite exporter TauE/SafE family protein, translating to MLFVELFIIGIGVGYIAGFFGIGGGTVVVPIMVAFGYDIKTAIGISVMQMIFSATFGSYLNYKAGLLKLNRGVVLGLGGLVGASFSGIIVSYAPAILLESLLLATFILSLLKLYFMPNSDGSNANNSLFLLFLVGLFVGALAISIGIGGGVFIAPILVGFLRYELKKAVSMGVFFVMFAAIAGFISLSLNGHISYAEGAFLGLGSLIGAYFGTKKTQNTDKKTLKKWFLLFYIAMICLILKDMFFE from the coding sequence ATGCTCTTTGTTGAACTTTTTATAATTGGTATCGGTGTTGGATACATCGCTGGCTTTTTTGGCATCGGTGGCGGCACGGTCGTCGTTCCTATAATGGTCGCCTTTGGATATGACATAAAAACCGCTATTGGCATAAGCGTTATGCAAATGATATTTAGTGCGACTTTTGGCTCGTATCTAAACTACAAAGCTGGCCTTTTAAAACTAAATCGCGGCGTAGTTTTAGGGCTTGGGGGCTTAGTTGGAGCTAGTTTTAGTGGCATTATTGTTTCATATGCGCCAGCGATTTTACTTGAGTCACTCTTACTTGCGACATTTATCTTATCCCTTTTAAAGTTATATTTTATGCCAAATAGTGACGGCTCAAACGCAAATAACTCACTTTTTTTGCTATTTTTAGTTGGTCTTTTTGTAGGTGCTCTTGCTATTAGTATTGGCATCGGCGGGGGCGTCTTTATCGCTCCTATCTTGGTAGGCTTTTTGCGTTATGAGCTGAAAAAAGCGGTCTCAATGGGCGTATTTTTCGTTATGTTTGCAGCCATCGCTGGCTTCATCTCGCTCTCGCTAAATGGCCATATCTCATACGCTGAGGGCGCATTTTTAGGTCTTGGCTCGCTAATAGGCGCATACTTTGGCACCAAAAAGACGCAAAATACCGACAAAAAAACACTTAAAAAATGGTTTTTACTCTTTTACATAGCGATGATATGTTTGATATTAAAAGATATGTTTTTTGAATAA
- a CDS encoding class I SAM-dependent methyltransferase, whose protein sequence is MNKTKKAYDEIPYFSAAFSDCSPVRIEAVAKFLGLKAASLKEARVLELGSSYGGNILPFAISHKSAKVVGIDISSHQVTEGNKVAKQIGLENFTLLERNFLHMNESDIKELGKFDYIIAHGVYSWVSPNVRDALLATIKALLSEDGIAYVSYNTYPGWKSLDILRDFMLFVSSGNDSKEALARVKGELNFLQDYLKFSLQNQSDVVYKDSMKLLLTQLNFLQGIIAKGSDYYILHDFLEASNEPTYFHKFAKHIDKHGLCYVIDASLNDIFASSTGIYRFDAHIEQSYNTRIKKEQLNDFLFNRSFRKSLIAHKERLGGAEDFDAVLGESELDRIYFAYFSEQPRTKTQEILSKAYPQSLNLSEVKAALGESKSEAFMGLLEILNDQNTKISSTKLAALAYEPKKTRLKPRAAAYLGYFLEANSPVISLANELNGKLSLSVEEIKAALKFDGKASVKEIAKGVNLNEDELKELAFKLSEAYFFEEI, encoded by the coding sequence ATGAATAAAACAAAGAAAGCTTATGATGAAATTCCTTATTTCTCGGCTGCATTTAGCGACTGCTCGCCAGTTAGGATAGAAGCGGTTGCTAAATTTCTGGGGCTTAAAGCAGCTAGCTTAAAAGAGGCTAGAGTGCTTGAGCTTGGCTCATCATATGGTGGCAATATCTTGCCATTTGCCATTTCGCACAAAAGCGCAAAAGTCGTTGGTATCGACATCTCAAGCCATCAAGTGACTGAAGGTAACAAGGTGGCAAAGCAGATAGGTTTAGAAAATTTTACTCTTCTTGAGCGAAATTTTTTGCACATGAACGAAAGCGATATAAAAGAGCTTGGGAAATTTGACTATATTATCGCTCATGGCGTTTATAGCTGGGTGAGTCCAAATGTAAGAGATGCACTGCTTGCCACGATTAAGGCACTACTTAGCGAGGATGGCATCGCTTATGTTTCGTATAATACCTATCCTGGCTGGAAGAGCCTTGATATTTTAAGAGATTTTATGCTTTTTGTAAGCTCAGGTAACGACAGCAAAGAAGCACTTGCTCGTGTAAAAGGTGAGTTAAATTTCTTGCAGGATTATTTGAAATTTAGCTTACAAAACCAAAGCGACGTCGTCTATAAAGACAGCATGAAGCTACTTTTGACGCAGCTAAATTTCTTACAAGGCATCATCGCAAAGGGTAGTGATTATTACATTTTGCACGACTTTTTGGAGGCTAGCAACGAGCCAACTTACTTTCATAAATTTGCTAAACACATCGATAAACACGGACTTTGCTATGTTATAGATGCTTCGTTAAATGACATCTTTGCAAGCTCAACTGGAATTTATCGCTTTGACGCGCACATCGAGCAAAGCTACAACACTCGCATCAAAAAAGAGCAGCTAAACGACTTTTTGTTTAATAGATCTTTTAGAAAGAGCCTCATCGCGCACAAAGAAAGGCTTGGTGGCGCTGAGGACTTTGATGCGGTGCTTGGAGAGAGCGAGCTTGATAGGATTTATTTTGCATATTTTAGTGAGCAGCCAAGGACAAAAACGCAAGAAATTTTGAGCAAAGCCTATCCGCAAAGTCTAAATTTAAGTGAAGTAAAGGCTGCACTTGGTGAGAGCAAGAGTGAAGCATTTATGGGGCTACTTGAAATTTTAAATGATCAAAACACTAAAATTTCATCCACAAAGCTTGCTGCACTTGCTTATGAGCCTAAAAAAACTAGGCTAAAGCCTAGAGCTGCTGCGTATCTGGGGTATTTTCTGGAGGCTAACTCGCCAGTTATTTCTTTAGCAAATGAGCTAAATGGCAAGCTTAGTTTAAGCGTTGAAGAGATCAAAGCTGCATTGAAATTTGACGGCAAGGCCAGCGTTAAAGAGATTGCAAAGGGCGTAAATTTAAACGAAGATGAGCTAAAAGAGCTTGCTTTTAAACTAAGCGAAGCTTACTTTTTTGAAGAAATTTAA
- the serC gene encoding phosphoserine transaminase — MSRKINFSAGPSAIPLEVLEHAKAEFTDYRGEGYSIMEISHRSKTFEEIHFGAMDKIRKLYNVGDEYEILFLQGGAHLQFSMIPMNLYQGGKAQYANTGVWTNKAIKEAKVLGVNVDVVASSEDENFSYIPDVKFSDDADYAYICSNNTIYGTQYKAMPKTKSPLVVDASSDFFARPLDFSSIGLLYGGAQKNAGPSGVTIVILRKDLVDRVSSQNIPMFLRYKTHVEANSLYNTPPTFGIYLLNLTMQHLLDLGGLAEVEKINAKKASTLYDIIDSSNGFYLGHAKKSSRSDMNVSFTIPKDHALEPVFVEEALKEGMLGLKGHRHLGGIRASIYNAVSQSDVEKLGEFMREFARKHS; from the coding sequence ATGAGTAGAAAAATCAACTTTAGCGCAGGCCCAAGCGCGATACCACTAGAGGTTTTAGAGCACGCAAAGGCCGAATTTACCGACTACAGAGGCGAGGGCTACTCGATCATGGAGATTAGCCACAGAAGCAAGACCTTTGAGGAGATCCACTTTGGTGCGATGGATAAGATAAGAAAGCTCTATAATGTCGGCGATGAGTATGAAATTTTATTTTTGCAAGGCGGCGCACACTTGCAATTTAGCATGATACCGATGAATTTATATCAAGGTGGCAAGGCGCAGTACGCAAACACTGGCGTTTGGACAAACAAAGCGATCAAAGAGGCAAAAGTGCTTGGCGTAAATGTAGATGTCGTAGCAAGCAGCGAAGATGAAAATTTCTCTTACATCCCTGATGTGAAATTTAGTGACGATGCCGACTACGCCTACATCTGCTCAAATAATACGATTTATGGCACACAGTATAAGGCTATGCCAAAGACTAAATCGCCCCTTGTTGTCGATGCTTCGAGTGATTTTTTCGCTAGACCGCTTGATTTTAGCAGTATTGGCTTGCTTTACGGTGGCGCTCAGAAAAATGCAGGCCCAAGTGGCGTGACTATCGTCATTTTAAGAAAAGACCTAGTTGATCGTGTGAGCAGCCAAAATATCCCTATGTTTTTGCGCTACAAAACGCACGTAGAGGCAAACTCACTTTACAACACACCGCCAACTTTTGGAATTTATCTTTTAAATTTAACCATGCAGCACCTACTAGATCTTGGTGGACTTGCTGAGGTTGAGAAGATAAATGCAAAAAAAGCAAGCACGCTTTATGACATCATAGATAGCTCAAATGGCTTTTATCTAGGCCACGCTAAAAAATCAAGCAGATCAGATATGAACGTGAGCTTTACGATACCAAAAGATCACGCACTTGAGCCAGTTTTCGTCGAAGAAGCACTAAAAGAGGGCATGCTAGGGCTAAAAGGTCACAGACATCTTGGCGGCATAAGAGCCTCTATCTACAATGCCGTTAGTCAAAGCGATGTTGAAAAACTTGGCGAATTTATGAGAGAATTTGCAAGAAAACATAGCTAA